In Pyrus communis chromosome 1, drPyrComm1.1, whole genome shotgun sequence, the following are encoded in one genomic region:
- the LOC137734409 gene encoding uncharacterized protein, producing the protein MRKRDLAILMLSAFAIFFSLQHEGDFSFREAWMQLSDDYPIKFEGDRLPPPIVADLNGDGKKEVLIATHDAKIQVLEPHSRRVDEGFSNARVLAEVSLLPDKIRISSGRRAVAMATGVIDKLRPGQRPRQVLVVVTSGWSVMCFDSNLQRLWKVDLQEDFPHNAHHREIAISISNYTLKHGDTGLVIVGGRMEMQPHISMDPFEEIGMAERSAEQHRRNLTEKEASGSSGTVDLRHFAFYAFAGNSGTVRWTRKNENVEENSSDAARLIPQHNYKLDVQAMNSRHPGEYECREFRESILGVMPHHWDRREDTLLELAHFRRHKRKTLKRTSGKTINLPFHKPEENHPPGKDSTKKISNLIGKATQYAGSAKPKKPYQYIPTITNHTQLWWVPNVVVAHQKEGIEVIHLATGRTFCKLHLQEGGLHADVNGDGVLDHVQAVGGNGAEQTVASGSMEVLRPCWAVATSGVPVREQLFNASICHHSLFNVFQHGEYSRGFGRTHDLASLEVATPILIPRRDGHRHRKGSHGDVVFLTNRGEVTSYSPGLHGHGAVWQWHLTTGAIWSNLPSPSGMMEAGNVVPTLKSFSLRVNDIQEVVLAGGEQQAVVISPGGSIVTSVDLPAPPTYALITEDFSNDGLADLIVVTNTGVYGFVQTRQPGAFFFSTLVGCLILVMGIIFVTQHLNSIKGKPRASSSR; encoded by the exons ATGAGGAAGCGAGATTTGGCAATTCTCATGCTCTCCGCCTTcgccatcttcttctctcttcag CACGAGGGTGATTTCTCCTTCAGAGAGGCGTGGATGCAGCTCTCCGACGACTACCCAATCAAGTTCGAAGGCGACCGCCTTCCTCCGCCGATCGTCGCCGATCTCAACGGCGACGGCAAGAAGGAAGTCCTCATCGCCACTCACGATGCCAAAATCcag GTTTTGGAGCCTCATAGTAGGCGTGTGGACGAAGGATTCAGCAACGCGCGTGTGCTTGCGGAGGTTAGCCTTTTGCCTGACAAAATCCGCATCTCATCCGGCAGACGGGCCGTGGCCATGGCTACCGGGGTTATTGACAAGCTTAGGCCTGGGCAAAGACCCAGGCAAGTTTTGGTCGTTGTTACGTCGGGTTGGTCTGTTATGTGCTTTGATTCCAACCTCCAAAGGCTGTGGAAAGTCGATTTACAG GAGGATTTTCCACATAATGCTCACCATAGGGAGATTGCCATCTCAATAAGTAATTACACCTTGAAGCATGGGGATACAGGATTGGTGATTGTTGGTGGAAGGATGGAAATGCAGCCTCAT ATTTCCATGGACCCTTTTGAAGAAATTGGGATGGCAGAGAGAAGTGCTGAGCAGCATAGAAGAAATCTAACTGAAAAGGAg GCTTCTGGGAGTTCAGGAACTGTGGATTTACGCCATTTTGCTTTTTATGCATTTGCTGGTAACTCTGGAACTGTGAGATGGACTAGAAAGAATGAG AATGTTGAAGAGAATTCTTCAGATGCTGCACGGTTAATTCCACAGCATAACTACAAGCTTGATGTTCAGGCTATGAACAGTCGTCACCCAGGAGAG TATGAATGTAGGGAATTCAGAGAATCTATCCTTGGAGTTATGCCGCATCATTGG GATAGAAGAGAAGATACTTTGTTGGAACTTGCACATTTCAGGCGGCACAAAAGGAAAACATTGAAGAGAACGTCCGGAAAGACTATTAACTTACCTTTCCACAAGCCAGAAGAAAACCATCCTCCTGGAAAggactcaacaaaaaaaatttcaaacttgatTGGAAAAGCTACACAGTATGCTGGTTCAGCAAAACCTAAGAAG CCATATCAATATATTCCTACCATAACAAACCACACTCAGCTTTGGTGGGTCCCTAATGTCGTTGTAGCTCATCAAAAAGAAGGAATAGAAGTTATTCACTTGGCAACTGGCCGCACCTTCTGTAAG CTTCATCTTCAAGAGGGCGGCCTTCATGCTGATGTAAATGGTGACGGAGTCCTAGATCATGTCCAG GCTGTAGGGGGAAATGGTGCTGAGCAGACTGTTGCTAGTGGATCCATGGAAGTGCTCCGTCCCTGTTGGGCTGTTGCGACCTCTGGTGTACCCGTACGAGAACAACTATTTAATGCTTCTATATGTCATCATTCCCTTTTTAACGTATTCCAACATGGAGAATATTCTAGAGGCTTTGGCCGAACTCATGATTTAGCTTCGTTGGAGGTAGCAACTCCCATTCTCATTCCAAGAAGGGATGGCCATAGGCATCGTAAGGGAAGTCATGGTGATGTTGTCTTCTTGACAAATCGTGGTGAG GTAACTTCATACTCCCCTGGATTGCATGGTCATGGCGCCGTTTGGCAGTGGCATTTGACGACGGGTGCTATATGGTCAAATCTTCCATCTCCATCAGGGATGATGGAAGCTGGTAACGTGGTCCCTACACTGAAGTCATTCTCGTTGCGAGTTAATGATATTCAAGAAGTGGTCCTTGCTGGTGGAGAACAACAGGCTGTGGTGATTTCTCCTGGAGGAAGTATTGTAACATCCGTTGACCTTCCAGCACCGCCTACATACGCCCTGATCACTGAGGACTTCTCAAATGATGGGCTTGCTGATCTTATTGTTGTGACCAATACCGGGGTGTACGGGTTCGTCCAGACCAGGCAACCAGGTGCTTTCTTTTTCAGCACCCTGGTTGGTTGCCTCATACTTGTAATGGGAATCATATTTGTGACCCAACACCTCAACTCCATCAAGGGTAAGCCCCGTGCTTCATCTTCTCGCTGA